The Miscanthus floridulus cultivar M001 chromosome 7, ASM1932011v1, whole genome shotgun sequence genome includes a region encoding these proteins:
- the LOC136462770 gene encoding uncharacterized protein isoform X2, with amino-acid sequence MAVNLITEGRAVQLPTEEPYWENWDSMVIEVDEHNRAAFASWGCKHFAGPEPGEKYKASTMLQVFCLRFATDILMGGPMEVYGFVAVRDDVNLRNYIFNLPREEAVTLDSSVLPLISPVRGMSVWNNALVEINLKAKKNEKSDDLILIDSCIEFRWNRIIRDKKLKSRIDGPFGAFEMEYMFIKHGIEAVVEVDIHLELIGDHVLIVARSTGFKQEVIIYDDVVKEETRKISAVIVASHGGSLHFGFLATGIRASADFIKFQVKKSGSHEGYLFILKEPQSAMLNYEPHDILVVDSCLPRESLQLPQKKGRILALRRSANDPGVIRVPFKVTFSTMGYYNNGML; translated from the exons ATGGCTGTCAACCTAATCACGGAGGGAAGGGCGGTGCAACTGCCAACGGAGGAGCCTTACTGGGAGAATTGGGATTCGATGGTAATTGAGGTGGATGAACACAACAGGGCCGCGTTTG CCAGTTGGGGATGCAAGCATTTTGCTGGTCCGGAACCAGGAGAAAAGTACAAAGCTTCAACTATGCTGCAGGTTTTTTGTCTGAGATTTGCTACAGATATTCTAATGGGTGGACCAATGGAAGTTTATGGTTTTGTGGCAGTAAGAGATGATGTGAATTTGAGGAATTACATCTTCAATCTCCCGAGAGAAGAAGCTGTTACCTTG GATTCCTCTGTGTTGCCATTGATTTCACCCGTTCGTGGCATGTCTGTGTGGAACAATGCattggttgaaatcaatttgaaggcCAAGAAAAACGAAAAATCTGATGATCTTATTCTTATTGATTCATGCATTGAGTTTAGATGGAATAGGATCATTCGTGACAAGAAGCTCAAGTCTAGAATTGATGGCCCATTTGGTGCATTTGAAATGGAGTACATGTTTATCAAGCATGGGATAGAAGCTGTTGTTGAAGTTGACATTCATTTGGAATTGATTGGTGACCATGTCCTGATTGTTGCTCGCAGCACCGGGTTTAAGCAGGAGGTGATAATATACGATGATGTTGTGAAGGAAGAGACGAGGAAGATTTCAGCTGTTATTGTTGCTTCTCATGGCGGGAGTTTACATTTTGGTTTCCTAGCAACAGGGATCCGTGCTAGTGCTGACTTCATCAAATTCCAAGTGAAGAAGTCTGGAAGCCACGAAGGGTATCTGTTCATCTTGAAAGAGCCACAGTCGGCCATGCTAAATTATGAACCTCATGATATCTTGGTAGTTGACAGTTGTTTGCCTCGAGAAAGTCTACAGCTTCCCCAGAAAAAGGGAAGGATTCTTGCATTGCGAAGGAGTGCCAATGATCCTGGAGTAATTAGAGTCCCTTTTAAGGTCACATTTTCAACAATGGGATATTATAACAATGGAATGTTATGA
- the LOC136462770 gene encoding uncharacterized protein isoform X1, whose product MCWLSSSSPTGVLFDFLHRIFCASTAIARARSTSTILRLGCLDLMAVNLITEGRAVQLPTEEPYWENWDSMVIEVDEHNRAAFASWGCKHFAGPEPGEKYKASTMLQVFCLRFATDILMGGPMEVYGFVAVRDDVNLRNYIFNLPREEAVTLDSSVLPLISPVRGMSVWNNALVEINLKAKKNEKSDDLILIDSCIEFRWNRIIRDKKLKSRIDGPFGAFEMEYMFIKHGIEAVVEVDIHLELIGDHVLIVARSTGFKQEVIIYDDVVKEETRKISAVIVASHGGSLHFGFLATGIRASADFIKFQVKKSGSHEGYLFILKEPQSAMLNYEPHDILVVDSCLPRESLQLPQKKGRILALRRSANDPGVIRVPFKVTFSTMGYYNNGML is encoded by the exons ATGTGCTGGTTGTCGAGTTCGAGTCCAACCGGCGTCCTCTTCGATTTCCTCCACCGCATCTTCTGCGCTTCCACCGCGATCGCTAGGGCGCGATCAACATCCACAATTCTGCGATTG GGTTGTCTCGATCTCATGGCTGTCAACCTAATCACGGAGGGAAGGGCGGTGCAACTGCCAACGGAGGAGCCTTACTGGGAGAATTGGGATTCGATGGTAATTGAGGTGGATGAACACAACAGGGCCGCGTTTG CCAGTTGGGGATGCAAGCATTTTGCTGGTCCGGAACCAGGAGAAAAGTACAAAGCTTCAACTATGCTGCAGGTTTTTTGTCTGAGATTTGCTACAGATATTCTAATGGGTGGACCAATGGAAGTTTATGGTTTTGTGGCAGTAAGAGATGATGTGAATTTGAGGAATTACATCTTCAATCTCCCGAGAGAAGAAGCTGTTACCTTG GATTCCTCTGTGTTGCCATTGATTTCACCCGTTCGTGGCATGTCTGTGTGGAACAATGCattggttgaaatcaatttgaaggcCAAGAAAAACGAAAAATCTGATGATCTTATTCTTATTGATTCATGCATTGAGTTTAGATGGAATAGGATCATTCGTGACAAGAAGCTCAAGTCTAGAATTGATGGCCCATTTGGTGCATTTGAAATGGAGTACATGTTTATCAAGCATGGGATAGAAGCTGTTGTTGAAGTTGACATTCATTTGGAATTGATTGGTGACCATGTCCTGATTGTTGCTCGCAGCACCGGGTTTAAGCAGGAGGTGATAATATACGATGATGTTGTGAAGGAAGAGACGAGGAAGATTTCAGCTGTTATTGTTGCTTCTCATGGCGGGAGTTTACATTTTGGTTTCCTAGCAACAGGGATCCGTGCTAGTGCTGACTTCATCAAATTCCAAGTGAAGAAGTCTGGAAGCCACGAAGGGTATCTGTTCATCTTGAAAGAGCCACAGTCGGCCATGCTAAATTATGAACCTCATGATATCTTGGTAGTTGACAGTTGTTTGCCTCGAGAAAGTCTACAGCTTCCCCAGAAAAAGGGAAGGATTCTTGCATTGCGAAGGAGTGCCAATGATCCTGGAGTAATTAGAGTCCCTTTTAAGGTCACATTTTCAACAATGGGATATTATAACAATGGAATGTTATGA
- the LOC136462771 gene encoding uncharacterized protein, whose product MEPATPPAPAAGVTATVDLSPVAASLGGAHLLPCGIRQNGGAPVSDYFKPRATGVAVEGVKVEEAFFRGRKLQGATLTLPDGYRGYVLEKRPGQNSDVEVSNFVSRAEFQNITYWNHDTTPSAEDSLPRCFHWLTVANAMHKPVTAEDLANMSAMQNQDN is encoded by the exons ATGGAGCCGGCGACCCCTCCGGCACCCGCCGCCGGAGTCACGGCCACCGTCGACCTCTCCCCAGTGGCTGCGAGCCTCGGCGGGGCGCACCTCCTGCCCTGTGGCATCAGGCAGAACGGCGGCGCCCCCGTATCCGACTACTTCAAGCCTAGGGCCACAG GTGTGGCGGTGGAGGGGGTGAAGGTGGAAGAGGCCTTCTTCCGCGGAAGAAAGCTGCAGGGGGCTACCCTAACTCTCCCGGATGGCTACCGAG GTTATGTATTGGAGAAGAGGCCTGGACAGAATTCAGATGTTGAAGTTAGCAATTTTGTATCCCGGGCTGAGTTCCAGAACATAACCTACTGGAATCATGATACCACGCCATCAGCAGAGGATTCCCTCCCAAGGTGCTTTCATTGGTTAACTGTTGCTAATGCG ATGCACAAACCAGTGACTGCTGAAGACCTGGCTAACATGTCAGCAATGCAGAATCAGGACAACTAG
- the LOC136462772 gene encoding uncharacterized protein, giving the protein MATPTASSNLPLATASASASTSFPDRFLRTPCTLRRRAWPRLRAGSVKEWREFEDDAGAVKEWREFEDAVRRKDLPRALRFLQSVEPAAVAAPGTAAVQVAVPVPPGRDWEVLDACIDADDMRLVGRAYQFLVDRGVLAGFGKCKNIVLEGPREVTPTVLKEMTGLEAEKLAPKKWGLSGSSPYVLVGFLGGVSFLLTQGVDLRPKLGAVLGLATADALFLGGTCLAQISCFWPPYKRRILVHEAGHLLTAYLMGCPVRGVILDPFVALRMGIQGQAGTQFWDGKMEKELAEGHLSSTTFDRYCMILFAGIAAEALVYGEAEGGENDENLFRSLCILLNPPLSVAQMANRARWSVMQSYNLLKWHKKAHRAAVKALEDGHSLSIVIRRIEEAIASDRKYDH; this is encoded by the exons ATGGCGACGCCAACGGCCTCATCCAACTTACCCCTCGctaccgcctccgcctccgcctcgacctccTTCCCCGACCGCTTCCTCCGCACACCGTGCACGCTCCGGCGCCGCGCTTGGCCCCGCCTGCGGGCGGGCTCTGTCAAGGAGTGGCGCGAGTTCGAGGACGACGCGGGCGCCGTCAAGGAGTGGCGGGAGTTCGAGGACGCCGTCAGGAGGAAGGACCTCCCCCGCGCGCTCCGCTTCCTGCAGTCCGTGGAGCCCGCGGCTGTGGCAGCGCCGGGGACTGCGGCGGTGCAGGTCGCGGTCCCCGTGCCGCCGGGGCGTGACTGGGAGGTGCTCGACGCCTGCATCGACGCCGACGACATGCGCCTCGTCGGCCGGGCATACCAGTTTCTCGTCGACCGCGGGGTCCTCGCTGGCTTCGGCAAGTGCAAGAACATCG TTCTGGAAGGGCCGAGAGAAGTGACACCAACGGTTTTGAAGGAGATGACTGGTTTGGAAG CTGAAAAACTTGCGCCAAAGAAATGGGGTCTTTCTGGAAGTTCTCCGTATGTGCTCGTTGGATTTCTTGGAGGTGTATCCTTTCTACTAACACAAGGGGTTGATCTACGGCCTAAATTGGGTGCTGTATTGGGATTAGCAACAGCCGATGCATTGTTTCTTGGTGGTACTTGTCTCGCTCAAATCTCATGTTTCTGGCCTCCATATAAACGTCGGATCCTTGTACACGAAGCAGGCCATCTTCTTACCG CCTATCTAATGGGCTGCCCGGTACGAGGAGTCATTTTGGATCCATTTGTGGCATTGCGAATGGGCATCCAGGGCCAG GCAGGGACTCAGTTCTGGGATGGAAAGATGGAAAAAGAACTAGCCGAGGGTCATCTATCAAGTACTACATTTGACAG GTACTGCATGATTCTGTTTGCCGGAATTGCTGCTGAAGCACTTGTTTATGGGGAGGCAGAAGGTGGAGAAAATGACGAGAACTTATTCAGGAGTTTGTGCATTCTACTGAACCCACCGCTTTCTGTTGCACAG ATGGCAAACCGAGCTCGTTGGTCAGTCATGCAATCTTATAACCTCCTGAAGTGGCACAAGAAAGCTCATAGAGCTGCAGTCAAAGCACTGGAAGACGGGCATAGTCTCAGCATTGTAATCAGAAGGATAGAAGAAGCCATCGCCTCTGACAGAAAATACGACCATTAA